TTCTCAACCTTGGATTCATTGCTATACGATACTATGCCTCTACTGAATATTCTTGATATACCCGGCACGGAAGTCAGTCTTCCTGCTGCCAGTCCACCGGTACAGGATTCCGCAAAAGCTATGGTGATATTATGCTTGAGAAGAAGTTCACCCGTTACTTCATCCATACTCTTATTATCGGCTGAATATACTGTATTTCCAAGTCTTTTCTTTATTTCATTTATTACAGGATTTATTATGCTTTCCGCTTCTTCTTCATTGCTGCATTTTGCAGTCAGCCTTAGTGTAACCTCTCCCTCTTTGGCATATGGGGCTATTGTAGGATTTGTCTGCTTTGTAATAAGGTCGATAATTTTTTCCTCCATGGCAGACTCCCCTATCCCAAATATTCTTACATATTTTGAGACCAGAAGATAACTTGCTTTTTCTCTAAAATATGGGATAACAGTATCTTCAAACATAGGTTTCATCTCTGAAGGAGGTCCTGGAAGCATTATTACCGTTTTCCCATCTGACTCGAATATACAGCCCGGAGCCGTTCCGTTATTGTTTTCCATGACAATGCAGCCTTCGGGTAAATACGCCTGTTTGATATTATTATCACTCATAGGACGATTCAGTCTGTAAAAAAACTGTTGGATCTTTTCCAAACTTTCATTATGCAATACAAGCTTCTTATTGAAAAGTTCCGCAACAGTCTCCTTTGTCAGGTCATCCTGTGTAGGACCGAGGCCTCCTGTCATAATGACTACATCAGAACGATTTAGAGCGATATTAAGACACTCCTTGAGTCTTCCCGGGTTATCTCCGACTACGCTGTGATAATAAACACCGACACCTACATCCGGAAGTCTTGAAGATATGTACTGTGCGTTAGTATTGGCAATCTGCCCCATAAGCAGCTCAGTCCCAACTGCCAGAATTTCTGCATTCATAATTTATCTCCTATCAAAATAGTATTAACAACAATATATTAGTTAAGAACTTCTATCAGCATCAAAGTTATCAATATATCATAATTACAATGACATAATTCTAATATATTATATCAGTTCAATAAATAATTAATCAATAAACTTTATAAACCAAGAATTTTGTTTTGACTTCTCACTTATGAGGTATAATAGTATTGAATATACCAGATAAATATTGCTCTTTTATCAAAACATGCTCCCTGTAACATATGAAAAGGAGGAATAATAATGACCAATAAATCCATAAGTAAAGTAACTGTCGTGGGTGCCGGCTTTGTAGGTTCAACTACTGCATACACACTAATGTTAAGCGGTCTCATTTCGGAAATAGTTTTAATTGACGTCAATGCAGGCAAAGCCGAAGGTGAAGTAATGGATATGAATCACGGTATGCCCTTTGTAAGACCGGTTAAGATATATTCAGGAAGTTATGAAGATTGTACAGGCTCGGATATTGTCATAATAACTGCAGGTGCAAATCAGAAGCCCGGCGAAACAAGAATAGATCTTGTACAAAAAAATACAGCCATATTTAAGAATATCATAAGTGAAATAGTAAAACATAATAATGATTGCATACTTCTTGTAGTAACTAACCCGGTTGATATTCTTACATATGTAACCTCTAAAATTTCCGGATTTCCAAAAAACAAGGTCATCGGTTCAGGTACTGTACTTGATACAGCACGTTTCAGATATCTTCTGGGCGATCATGTATGTATCGATACCCGCAACGTTCATGCATACATAATCGGAGAACATGGAGATACCGAGGTCCCCACCTGGAGTCTTACCAATATTGCCGGAATCCCAATGGACAGATACTGTGAGGAATGCGGGAATTGTAAGGATAATCTTTCAAAATTTAATATATATGAGAATGTAAAAAATGCCGCATATCATATTATAGAAAGAAAAGGTGCGACGTATTATGCAGTGGCACTCGCTGTAAGAAGAATTGTTGAAGCAATCGTAAGAGATGAAAATTCTATACTGACAGTATCAAGCCTGCTGAATGGCCATTATGGACTTGAAAATGTTTGCCTCAGTCTTCCGACTGTAGTGAACAGAAACGGTATAGACAGAATTATTGATATTCCCCTGGATAAAAAAGAAATCGAGCTGCTGCAAAAATCAGGTAATTCTTTAAAAGAAGTGATAAATGCTCTTGACTTATAAACCAGAATAACACCATAAAAGTTCTGCCGAAATCAACGTCAGAACTTTTATTTTAGCAAGAACATTGTTAACATAAAAAACATAAAAATAATTTGTACATATTTATTTCTCGTGCCATTTCACATATGATACCAATTCAGTCATGGTATACATAAATATTTTCTCCTAGAGCTTTTAGAATAAATCCAATGTACCGTTCCTGTTTGCTGTTACTACAGGCTGAGTCAAGCAGCTTAACTGCGTTTTCCGAAAAAAAGACACTATTATACCGAAAAAGAACTACTTTTTTTTAGATTACCATAATGTTAATATTAACATATAGGAAATAAAATTGATTACCCGCATATACAATTAGTATGTAAAAATCGAATGTAAAGGATGGATGTTATGAGTGAATCAGCAAAGGTACTTAAAAGAATTACTGACAATGTAGAAAAAGTTATAGTCGGAAAAAGAAATTGTATAGAACTTGCCCTTATAGCACTGATATGTAAAGGCCACATACTTATTGAAGATGTACCCGGAGTAGGAAAAACCAGTCTTGTTTCTGCTATAGCGAAGTCCCTGAATGCTTCTTTCAAAAGAATACAATTCACACCTGATATACTACCTTCAGACATAACAGGTTTTTCAATTTATAACCAAAAATCCGGAGAATTCGAATACCGTCCCGGAGCTATAATGAGCCAAATAATACTTGCTGATGAAATAAACAGAACTTCTCCAAAAACACAGGCCAGCCTTCTTGAAGTAATGGAGGAGGGTCAGGTAACAGTAGATGGAATTACATATAAAGTACCAAACCCGTTTATGGTTTTAGCTACTCAGAACCCTATTGAATATCTTGGAACATTCCCTCTTCCTGAAGCTCAGATCGATAGGTTTTTTATGAAAATCTCTCTCAGCTATCCACTACCCGGTGAAGAAAGCTATATGTTATCAAGATTCCAGCATGCAAGTCCACTGGAAAGCCTCCAGCCGGTTGCCGACAGCAAAGATATTATGTCTCTGCAGGAACAGATCAAGAATATACACGTG
Above is a genomic segment from Clostridia bacterium containing:
- a CDS encoding L-lactate dehydrogenase, whose product is MTNKSISKVTVVGAGFVGSTTAYTLMLSGLISEIVLIDVNAGKAEGEVMDMNHGMPFVRPVKIYSGSYEDCTGSDIVIITAGANQKPGETRIDLVQKNTAIFKNIISEIVKHNNDCILLVVTNPVDILTYVTSKISGFPKNKVIGSGTVLDTARFRYLLGDHVCIDTRNVHAYIIGEHGDTEVPTWSLTNIAGIPMDRYCEECGNCKDNLSKFNIYENVKNAAYHIIERKGATYYAVALAVRRIVEAIVRDENSILTVSSLLNGHYGLENVCLSLPTVVNRNGIDRIIDIPLDKKEIELLQKSGNSLKEVINALDL
- a CDS encoding MoxR family ATPase, with the protein product MSESAKVLKRITDNVEKVIVGKRNCIELALIALICKGHILIEDVPGVGKTSLVSAIAKSLNASFKRIQFTPDILPSDITGFSIYNQKSGEFEYRPGAIMSQIILADEINRTSPKTQASLLEVMEEGQVTVDGITYKVPNPFMVLATQNPIEYLGTFPLPEAQIDRFFMKISLSYPLPGEESYMLSRFQHASPLESLQPVADSKDIMSLQEQIKNIHVDKSLNNYIVDIVNQTRRHPDITLGSSPRGSMSLFRAAQAWAFYNERDYVLPDDIKKMVIPVLSHRIILKQEAKLKKITSSDILLSILNKVNVPVVDYFEVSP
- a CDS encoding competence/damage-inducible protein A; translation: MNAEILAVGTELLMGQIANTNAQYISSRLPDVGVGVYYHSVVGDNPGRLKECLNIALNRSDVVIMTGGLGPTQDDLTKETVAELFNKKLVLHNESLEKIQQFFYRLNRPMSDNNIKQAYLPEGCIVMENNNGTAPGCIFESDGKTVIMLPGPPSEMKPMFEDTVIPYFREKASYLLVSKYVRIFGIGESAMEEKIIDLITKQTNPTIAPYAKEGEVTLRLTAKCSNEEEAESIINPVINEIKKRLGNTVYSADNKSMDEVTGELLLKHNITIAFAESCTGGLAAGRLTSVPGISRIFSRGIVSYSNESKVENLGVKPETLDKYGAVSRETAIEMAAGVRKLAGTDLGLSITGIAGPGGGTEEKPVGLVYVALASDKNEECKELRLWGSRERIRNVTILHAFDMIRQHIVNR